From a region of the Candidatus Zixiibacteriota bacterium genome:
- a CDS encoding ATP-binding cassette domain-containing protein, with protein MSQPAVETQLLTRRFGSFTAVDKVTLSISAGETFGFLGANGAGKTTTIRMLCGLLLPTEGEGMVAGLDVFSQSEQIKRSIGYMSQKFSLYSDLTGRENLNFYGAAYGLSRSHTRERINDLSDRLELAEFLDRPSKSLPTGWRQRLALGAALLHEPRILFLDEPTGGVDPIFRRKFWSLLYDLAEEEVTIFVTTHYMDEAEYCDRISIMHQGRIVEMGKPFEIVAAHDEANLEDTFISLISGRENVDA; from the coding sequence ATGAGCCAACCCGCAGTAGAGACACAATTGCTCACGCGCCGGTTTGGTTCGTTCACAGCGGTGGACAAAGTCACGCTGAGCATATCGGCTGGCGAGACGTTTGGTTTTCTGGGAGCGAACGGGGCGGGCAAGACAACCACGATCAGGATGTTATGCGGATTATTATTACCGACTGAGGGGGAGGGGATGGTCGCCGGACTTGATGTCTTTAGCCAATCGGAACAGATCAAACGTTCCATTGGCTATATGTCACAGAAGTTCTCGTTATACTCCGATCTTACCGGACGCGAGAATTTGAATTTCTATGGCGCAGCTTATGGTCTTAGTAGGTCTCACACCAGGGAACGGATTAACGATTTATCGGACCGGCTTGAGCTGGCGGAGTTTCTTGATCGACCTTCCAAATCTTTGCCGACCGGGTGGCGTCAGCGACTGGCATTAGGGGCGGCACTGTTGCACGAGCCTCGCATTCTGTTTCTCGATGAACCGACCGGTGGCGTGGACCCGATTTTTCGACGGAAATTCTGGAGCTTGTTGTATGATCTAGCTGAGGAGGAAGTCACGATTTTTGTGACGACTCATTACATGGACGAGGCGGAATACTGCGATAGGATTTCGATTATGCACCAGGGGCGGATCGTCGAAATGGGCAAGCCGTTTGAAATCGTCGCCGCGCATGACGAAGCCAACCTGGAGGATACCTTCATCTCTTTGATCTCCGGGCGGGAGAACGTCGATGCGTAA
- a CDS encoding ABC transporter permease — MRKILFMARKEGYHILRDSRSLMIVIIMPIMMTFLYGYAINMDIENVVLGIVDYDRTSLSRDLSDRFYRSAYFNEPSVPVDLDDPEACLRSSEANAVLIIRPGYAKSIQSNTPFSLGMLLDGSDNNLAAATQNYAQAVLGEVMASRLPSGQEMPGITISRQVLYNPDLKSAHFFVPGLVAIILVMISALLTSITIARERETGTLEQLHTAPVKPIQILLGKLVPYIVIALIDGLLIVVMARIVFGVPFVGSPALMLGFGLIYVITGLALGILISTLVSTQQLAMMFALTATMLPSVMLSGFIFAIKNMPPVLQVISYIIPARYFIVIIRGIMLKGAVFEVMAVQGLSLLVMMIVTLTIATRRFSAEAK, encoded by the coding sequence ATGCGTAAGATTCTGTTTATGGCGCGCAAAGAAGGATACCACATCCTGCGCGATTCCCGCTCATTGATGATTGTAATCATAATGCCGATCATGATGACGTTTTTGTACGGCTATGCCATCAATATGGATATTGAGAATGTTGTACTGGGTATAGTGGATTATGACCGGACTTCACTTTCGCGGGATCTGTCAGACCGTTTCTATCGCTCGGCCTATTTTAACGAACCGTCGGTTCCGGTTGATCTCGATGATCCGGAAGCCTGTCTGCGTTCCTCAGAGGCGAATGCTGTGCTTATTATTCGTCCCGGGTATGCAAAGTCCATTCAGTCCAATACTCCGTTTTCACTGGGTATGTTGCTCGACGGGTCCGACAACAATCTCGCCGCCGCCACTCAAAACTACGCCCAGGCTGTGCTGGGGGAGGTGATGGCCTCGCGCTTGCCATCGGGACAAGAGATGCCGGGTATAACAATTTCGCGTCAGGTGCTGTACAATCCTGATCTCAAGTCAGCCCATTTCTTTGTCCCCGGATTGGTGGCGATAATTCTGGTAATGATTTCGGCTTTGCTGACTTCAATCACGATTGCTCGAGAAAGAGAAACCGGCACTCTCGAACAACTCCACACTGCTCCGGTCAAGCCGATACAAATCCTGCTGGGCAAGCTGGTTCCATATATCGTTATCGCCCTGATTGATGGTCTACTGATTGTGGTCATGGCTCGGATTGTTTTTGGCGTGCCATTTGTCGGCTCACCTGCCCTGATGCTTGGCTTCGGTTTAATCTATGTTATTACCGGTCTCGCCCTCGGTATACTGATCTCCACTCTGGTCAGCACTCAACAGCTGGCCATGATGTTTGCCCTGACCGCCACTATGTTGCCGTCAGTTATGCTATCGGGGTTTATCTTTGCCATCAAGAATATGCCGCCGGTGTTGCAGGTTATCAGCTACATTATCCCGGCGCGGTATTTCATCGTTATCATCCGGGGTATCATGCTCAAAGGAGCCGTCTTTGAAGTCATGGCGGTCCAGGGGTTGAGCCTGCTGGTAATGATGATCGTCACTCTGACAATTGCGACCAGGCGATTTTCTGCGGAGGCAAAGTGA
- a CDS encoding ABC transporter ATP-binding protein, whose amino-acid sequence MMAFLEVEHLQKAYDSVSAVNDFSFSLDRGEIYALVGPDGAGKTTIMRMLCNLVRPDSGGATIDGHDFFAQFDQVKPMLGYMPQIFSLYPDLSVEENLVFHAGIYDVVGDKYRRKRDEMYGFSRLQPFANRRASDLSGGMKQKLALSCALMHEPGLLILDEPTTGVDPLSRRQFWDILLQLKKQGVAIMVATPYMDEVARVDRACFMFGGRKLAEGTPAELVQTFDGCVFFVDFIPDAKTVTFLNSIEGLAASRFGAGLHLYLATEDTPERYRAELTSAGIDPSAARPVAPDLEDCFVQLMERPV is encoded by the coding sequence ATGATGGCGTTTCTCGAAGTCGAACATTTGCAGAAGGCGTACGATTCGGTGTCGGCCGTCAATGATTTTTCGTTCTCACTTGACCGGGGTGAGATTTATGCGCTGGTTGGTCCGGACGGCGCGGGCAAAACGACGATCATGCGTATGTTGTGTAACCTGGTTCGCCCTGATAGCGGCGGTGCCACGATTGATGGTCACGATTTCTTTGCCCAGTTTGATCAGGTCAAACCGATGCTCGGATACATGCCGCAGATATTTTCGCTCTATCCTGATCTAAGCGTTGAAGAAAACCTGGTGTTTCATGCCGGTATTTATGATGTCGTCGGGGATAAGTATCGGCGAAAGCGTGATGAGATGTACGGCTTTTCACGCCTGCAACCCTTTGCCAATCGTCGCGCAAGTGATCTTTCCGGTGGGATGAAGCAGAAACTGGCTCTTTCCTGTGCTCTTATGCATGAGCCGGGTTTGCTGATTCTTGATGAACCCACGACCGGCGTTGACCCGTTGTCGCGGCGTCAGTTCTGGGATATTCTTCTGCAACTCAAGAAACAGGGAGTGGCAATTATGGTGGCCACGCCGTACATGGACGAAGTAGCCCGGGTCGATCGCGCCTGTTTCATGTTCGGCGGGCGTAAATTGGCGGAGGGAACTCCAGCGGAGTTGGTGCAAACCTTCGATGGTTGCGTGTTCTTTGTAGATTTCATTCCGGACGCCAAGACAGTCACGTTTCTCAACAGTATTGAAGGTCTTGCGGCCAGTCGTTTCGGAGCCGGGTTACATCTTTATTTAGCTACTGAAGATACACCTGAGCGATACCGCGCTGAGTTGACTTCGGCAGGGATCGATCCATCGGCCGCTCGTCCGGTCGCCCCTGATCTTGAGGATTGTTTCGTGCAGTTGATGGAGAGACCGGTATGA
- a CDS encoding transposase: MSRSKLSSVSTINYEMTNIRRHFKPNDLCFFTHVTYNRKPVLIDHFDLLWASIEHYSAEEDFDLIAWVVLPDHMHMLVETSSRNASDVMKRMKQSFGAKVRSRLKLKSGRMWQYRFWDHIIRDQDDLNQHIDYIHYNPVKHGLAHCPADWSYSSFPQFQKKGIYQPDWGIKLVPDTDGQFGE, from the coding sequence TTGAGTAGGTCGAAACTGTCTTCAGTTTCGACAATTAACTACGAAATGACAAACATCCGACGACACTTCAAACCAAATGACCTCTGTTTTTTCACGCACGTTACGTACAACCGAAAACCAGTTCTCATTGACCACTTTGATCTTCTGTGGGCAAGCATCGAACACTATTCCGCAGAGGAGGATTTCGATTTGATCGCCTGGGTCGTGTTGCCCGATCACATGCACATGCTGGTGGAAACAAGTTCCAGGAATGCTTCCGATGTAATGAAACGTATGAAGCAGTCTTTCGGCGCCAAGGTGCGGTCTCGATTGAAACTCAAATCCGGACGCATGTGGCAGTATCGTTTCTGGGATCATATCATCCGGGATCAAGATGATCTCAATCAGCACATTGATTACATTCATTACAATCCCGTGAAACATGGCTTGGCGCATTGCCCAGCGGATTGGTCGTATTCGTCGTTCCCGCAGTTCCAGAAGAAAGGGATATATCAACCAGATTGGGGAATCAAGCTCGTACCCGATACGGACGGGCAGTTCGGGGAGTAG
- a CDS encoding ABC transporter permease translates to MRALLGMIRKEFIQIFRDRNMLRMIFAMPIIQLILFGYVVNTEVRLIELDVYDASRSQDSRELVGALTAVGYFVPQYIDASLFDIEDRFRDGSAEMALLIPEDFCGEFTRDERTTVGLLADGSNSSVAGIGLGYASRIISQYGHQQLGIEPPLDIRYRTLYNPEMESVYYMVPGILVALLTMVTVMLTSMAIVREREHGTLEQLIVTPISTPVLLLGKILPFAILGLFEMCLALTVGILWFSIPFAGSLILLFALTGLYLVTTLGMGLFFSTVTSTQQQAMFFAWFFFVFAMLTSGLFTPVANMPDWMQYVTYLNPMRFFLNITRGIMMRGAGLVDLYNDVIILAIYGAAIFSFSTLRFTKRTA, encoded by the coding sequence ATGCGTGCTCTGCTGGGAATGATCCGCAAAGAGTTTATCCAGATTTTCCGTGATCGAAACATGCTGCGGATGATTTTCGCTATGCCTATCATTCAGCTAATCCTGTTTGGATATGTGGTCAATACGGAAGTGCGGCTAATAGAACTGGATGTCTATGATGCCAGCCGGTCCCAGGATTCCCGCGAACTGGTCGGTGCCCTGACGGCTGTGGGATATTTCGTCCCACAATATATCGATGCTTCCTTGTTCGACATAGAGGACCGATTTCGCGACGGCTCAGCCGAGATGGCACTGCTTATTCCCGAGGATTTCTGCGGAGAATTTACTCGTGACGAACGTACCACTGTAGGACTTCTGGCTGACGGTTCCAACTCCAGCGTGGCTGGGATCGGGCTCGGATATGCTTCCCGAATTATCAGTCAGTATGGGCACCAACAACTGGGAATTGAGCCGCCGTTGGATATTCGTTATCGGACCCTGTATAACCCGGAGATGGAGTCCGTCTATTATATGGTTCCGGGTATTCTTGTGGCGTTACTAACGATGGTCACCGTTATGCTCACCTCGATGGCCATTGTTCGCGAGCGAGAACATGGCACGCTTGAGCAGTTGATAGTAACCCCGATATCGACGCCGGTGCTTCTGCTGGGGAAGATTTTGCCGTTTGCCATTCTGGGGTTGTTCGAGATGTGTCTGGCGTTGACGGTAGGCATACTCTGGTTTTCCATTCCGTTCGCAGGATCACTGATATTACTTTTTGCACTGACCGGTCTCTACCTGGTGACAACGTTGGGCATGGGGTTGTTCTTTTCCACCGTGACCTCGACACAGCAGCAGGCGATGTTTTTTGCCTGGTTCTTTTTTGTGTTCGCCATGCTTACTTCCGGTCTGTTCACGCCGGTAGCCAATATGCCCGATTGGATGCAATACGTAACTTATCTTAATCCGATGCGATTCTTCTTAAACATTACGCGGGGAATAATGATGCGAGGAGCAGGGCTGGTCGATTTGTATAACGACGTGATTATCTTGGCTATCTATGGCGCGGCTATATTTTCGTTCTCGACTCTCCGGTTCACCAAACGAACAGCGTAG
- a CDS encoding Ig domain-containing protein: MITAIGGQAIGNDFLVPVDDSISKMYSSGVARTRWVDPSGGHPITFQEWSVQTGERGPWRSALVMTASPKTTGRDLVGFGILIDSVLYSQVEESIALYVLDLTGEGYDVKVHAISGGTPADLRSFLYSEYLDGMAGCVFIGDLPVAWYETDFGDPPAHAEFPIDLFYMDLDGSFADLDVDGMYDEHTGNVEPEIYMGRLTASPLTMGGDSEADLLIDYFDRNHQYRSGLLPLNNKALVYIEDDWVSGANWWNTNVGEAYSDREFVKDEWTTFAPDYEGRLANTYSFIQVCVHSWHEGHQFTNPSSEYSYTYNSEIRELQPVSHFYNLFACSNALYVEKDYMSGWYIFGQQYGLAAIGSAKSGSMLAFEDFYRPFGDGKEIGQAYLEWFVDRSAGGFEEWEITWFYGMTLNGDPTLAIQKKSTSFLAQYDNGSASYMVHADDYYNVRFTAAKTCTLTTIAIDGYFPGSPAARIYVWNSDGVYPTTVIDSIDLPSGTLPSVGTITVDVSDRNLMFYEAAEFHIGINHLNPGSEDTLWVYMDNAVPSGVNRSGGFSGGVWKTNSELLGADYNYLIRVQANAVPDPQVEILTLMVPDGTIGQPYSTTLEAAGGTPPYTWSVNAGSLPNGMEVDLISGILSGVSTISGTFNFTVQAVDGNCPGTVDIQHLSVVITQACGDIDANGEEPNIADLTYLVAYLFTGGPPPPVMEKANVDGVIGPGGIINISDLTYLVAYLFTGGPAPVCGS; this comes from the coding sequence GTGATCACAGCGATCGGTGGACAGGCGATCGGCAATGATTTTCTCGTCCCCGTTGATGATTCCATTTCCAAAATGTACTCCAGTGGTGTAGCTCGAACACGGTGGGTAGACCCATCCGGTGGACACCCTATCACTTTTCAGGAGTGGTCAGTGCAAACCGGCGAACGGGGACCCTGGCGGTCGGCGTTGGTAATGACAGCCTCTCCCAAGACAACCGGTCGCGACCTGGTTGGATTCGGCATTCTCATCGACTCAGTTTTGTACAGTCAGGTTGAGGAATCAATTGCGTTGTATGTGCTTGATCTTACCGGCGAAGGCTACGATGTGAAAGTGCACGCAATCAGTGGCGGCACTCCGGCTGATTTGCGCAGTTTTCTCTACAGTGAGTATCTTGATGGCATGGCTGGCTGTGTTTTCATCGGGGACTTGCCGGTGGCATGGTACGAAACTGATTTTGGCGATCCGCCAGCGCACGCTGAATTCCCAATCGATCTGTTCTATATGGATCTTGACGGCAGCTTCGCAGATCTGGATGTGGATGGGATGTACGACGAACACACCGGCAATGTCGAACCGGAAATATATATGGGACGTTTGACGGCCTCGCCGCTTACAATGGGTGGAGACAGCGAAGCTGATCTTCTGATTGACTATTTTGACCGTAATCACCAGTATCGCAGCGGACTATTGCCGCTCAATAATAAGGCTCTGGTTTACATTGAAGACGATTGGGTATCGGGGGCGAACTGGTGGAACACCAACGTAGGAGAGGCGTATTCAGATCGCGAATTTGTGAAAGATGAATGGACAACGTTTGCCCCGGACTACGAGGGCCGGTTGGCCAACACCTACAGTTTCATTCAGGTATGTGTTCACTCGTGGCATGAGGGGCACCAATTTACGAATCCGAGTAGCGAATATTCGTATACGTATAACTCCGAAATCAGGGAGCTGCAACCCGTGTCGCATTTCTATAATCTTTTCGCCTGTTCCAATGCCCTATACGTCGAAAAAGACTACATGTCCGGTTGGTACATCTTTGGTCAGCAGTACGGTCTGGCGGCGATTGGCAGCGCCAAATCCGGGTCGATGCTGGCTTTCGAGGATTTCTATCGTCCCTTCGGTGATGGGAAAGAAATAGGCCAGGCATATCTCGAATGGTTTGTTGATCGCTCTGCCGGTGGCTTTGAGGAATGGGAGATCACCTGGTTCTATGGCATGACCCTCAATGGCGACCCTACGCTGGCTATTCAGAAGAAGAGCACCAGTTTCCTGGCGCAATACGATAATGGCTCGGCCTCCTATATGGTCCATGCTGATGATTATTATAATGTGAGATTTACAGCCGCTAAAACGTGTACCCTGACAACGATTGCAATTGATGGCTACTTCCCCGGTTCTCCTGCGGCTCGTATCTATGTCTGGAACAGTGACGGAGTCTATCCGACGACCGTCATTGACTCCATCGATCTGCCTTCAGGCACGCTTCCCTCTGTAGGCACCATCACCGTTGATGTGTCTGATCGAAATCTGATGTTTTACGAAGCAGCCGAGTTTCATATCGGGATCAATCACCTTAATCCCGGTTCTGAGGACACATTGTGGGTCTATATGGACAACGCCGTGCCGTCGGGTGTGAATCGCAGCGGCGGGTTTTCCGGAGGGGTCTGGAAAACTAATAGCGAATTGCTTGGCGCTGATTACAACTACTTGATCCGAGTCCAAGCCAATGCTGTCCCCGATCCACAGGTGGAGATACTTACCCTTATGGTTCCCGACGGCACCATTGGCCAGCCATACTCCACGACGCTGGAGGCGGCCGGTGGTACCCCCCCCTACACTTGGAGCGTCAACGCCGGAAGTCTTCCCAACGGGATGGAAGTCGATCTGATATCGGGAATCCTGTCCGGCGTATCAACTATTTCAGGGACGTTTAATTTCACCGTACAAGCTGTGGATGGGAACTGCCCTGGCACAGTGGACATTCAGCATCTCTCTGTTGTCATCACCCAGGCATGCGGTGATATCGACGCTAATGGCGAGGAGCCTAATATAGCTGATCTGACCTATCTTGTGGCCTATTTGTTTACTGGTGGTCCGCCACCACCGGTCATGGAAAAGGCCAATGTGGACGGGGTAATTGGTCCGGGTGGAATTATCAACATTTCGGACCTGACCTACTTGGTCGCATATCTATTTACCGGTGGCCCTGCCCCGGTATGCGGGTCTTAG
- a CDS encoding AtpZ/AtpI family protein, with product MSVLKPDPKDSSRRDIRQIGLYAAVPGLLLAGPLIGYGIGWWFDGKFDTSPYLAALGVLLGIAAAGIEIFELVKKASSSEDEDDDDTESRT from the coding sequence ATGAGCGTGTTGAAACCCGACCCGAAAGACAGTTCGCGCCGGGACATTCGGCAAATTGGCCTGTATGCGGCAGTGCCCGGATTGTTGTTGGCCGGTCCGTTGATCGGTTACGGAATTGGCTGGTGGTTTGACGGTAAGTTTGATACGAGCCCATATCTGGCCGCCCTGGGTGTCCTGCTTGGGATCGCCGCGGCAGGTATTGAGATTTTTGAGTTGGTGAAGAAAGCTTCCTCGTCGGAGGATGAAGACGACGATGACACAGAATCTCGGACTTGA
- a CDS encoding penicillin-binding protein activator LpoB, whose translation MKYLVATLVLTILVIGCGGGQQVTRLDPGETTDLSGKWNETDARQTAQTMIADCLGRPWLVNHVEKAGAKPIVTVGTIRNKTNEHIDSEIFTKDFERELINSGSVRFVGSRDQRYEIRDERQDQQEFASAETRKKMREETGADFILLGAVKTITDQIEGSRTVFYQVDLELIHIESNEKVWLGTEKIKKGIAKSGHKW comes from the coding sequence ATGAAGTACCTAGTAGCAACACTAGTCTTGACTATTCTCGTTATCGGTTGCGGCGGTGGTCAGCAAGTAACACGCCTTGATCCCGGCGAGACGACTGATCTCAGCGGCAAATGGAACGAGACCGACGCGCGACAGACAGCTCAGACGATGATCGCCGACTGCCTCGGGAGGCCCTGGCTGGTCAACCATGTCGAGAAAGCAGGAGCCAAACCGATCGTAACAGTGGGAACGATCCGCAACAAGACCAACGAGCACATTGATAGCGAGATTTTCACCAAGGATTTCGAGCGCGAACTGATCAACAGCGGTAGCGTGCGGTTTGTCGGCAGTCGTGACCAGCGCTACGAGATTAGAGACGAACGTCAGGACCAGCAGGAGTTTGCCTCGGCTGAGACGCGCAAGAAAATGCGCGAGGAAACCGGCGCGGATTTTATTCTCCTGGGAGCCGTAAAGACCATCACCGACCAGATCGAAGGCAGCCGAACGGTTTTCTACCAGGTTGACCTCGAACTGATTCACATCGAGTCCAACGAAAAAGTCTGGCTCGGAACCGAGAAAATCAAGAAAGGTATCGCCAAGAGCGGCCACAAGTGGTAG